A genomic stretch from Kribbella amoyensis includes:
- a CDS encoding helix-turn-helix transcriptional regulator, whose product MPTYGLPRFGTSFVGRAEDLAGTRAALRAGRMLTLTGPGGSGKTRLAATVGDEAPAAWPDGVWWVGLDETRDDAAVDVAVAGALGISVSPGAERIAIINAAEGVRGLLILDNCEQVRAGVGGLVEELLAAAPTIAVLGTSRTPVGVPGERVHRIGPLTLEDALHLFDERADAIGASRPGPGGTRSICDRIDRLPLALELAAGWTTTLSTEEIVERLGRPLELLEDSGSRAPYRLRSLAGSVLWSYELLDDAHRAVFRRLAAFRRGFTADLAQAVCADADLGPMDVLRCLRELVDACLVVADPGTSPARFSMLDVIAAFAQERLAESGEEDAVRRRHLAAYRVVVERHAALRDGDKDAWRVALAPEYANLVAAVEWGIAGDGLVDARELAIGLAWFWHLESRRPEGISLLAQIVRAGVDERSAAQARAEVALALVADTAAPGTNVRSALARAVEVATEHDDDSTARVARILLALSVLADDPEQARQLAVENRAAAAEVGDVFNECASRVLLGILHCLDDEYAAGLEHLTPAASTLRDHGDRGVAATALGYQAVAHARTGFLDRGIEIAQEAVDCARPLHDLHRIGQVSVVHAELLALRGRIADAYGAIEAISSLIERIDGPTLVPGWELTRARIAAWEGDHATAIDWCRRGIRLAERGALDSRVSLAETQLELASALRLTGDAEHAMAALSEATAATDGTSRPRVRADVLEQAAFLTSDNTTAYSRHQEALRLRSDAGLTLDVIDSLENIAALAHSRRTAEFAVVLATAAQTARADHGYLARRTPLDPQLEKLIADPANDEAVRQGAKLGLDAVDLARRMHGTRDRPDTGWESLTPTENSVVELAAEGLSNPQIADRLFISRGTVKTHLAHAYQKLGIANRTELAAAFHARNTPDAVG is encoded by the coding sequence ATGCCGACCTACGGCCTGCCGAGGTTCGGTACGAGCTTCGTGGGGCGTGCCGAGGACCTGGCCGGTACACGGGCCGCGCTCCGGGCCGGCCGGATGCTGACCTTGACGGGTCCGGGTGGGAGCGGCAAGACCCGGCTGGCCGCGACGGTCGGGGACGAAGCGCCCGCCGCCTGGCCCGACGGGGTGTGGTGGGTCGGCCTGGACGAGACCCGCGACGACGCTGCCGTAGACGTCGCGGTCGCCGGCGCGCTCGGGATCAGCGTGTCGCCCGGGGCGGAGCGGATCGCCATCATCAACGCCGCCGAGGGGGTCCGGGGCCTGCTGATCCTGGACAACTGTGAACAGGTCCGCGCCGGGGTGGGCGGTCTCGTCGAGGAACTACTCGCGGCCGCACCGACGATCGCCGTACTGGGGACCAGCCGCACACCGGTCGGCGTACCGGGTGAACGTGTGCACCGCATCGGCCCGCTGACCCTGGAGGACGCGCTGCACCTGTTCGACGAGCGCGCCGACGCGATCGGGGCCTCGCGCCCTGGCCCGGGTGGGACGCGGTCGATCTGCGACCGCATCGACCGGCTGCCGCTCGCGTTGGAGCTGGCCGCCGGGTGGACGACCACCTTGTCCACCGAGGAGATCGTCGAACGTCTCGGCCGGCCGCTGGAACTGCTGGAGGATTCCGGGTCGCGTGCGCCGTATCGGCTGCGGAGTCTCGCGGGGTCGGTGCTGTGGAGCTACGAGTTGCTCGATGACGCTCATCGCGCGGTGTTCCGACGGCTCGCCGCCTTCCGGCGTGGGTTCACCGCCGACCTGGCGCAGGCCGTGTGCGCCGACGCCGATCTCGGCCCCATGGACGTACTGCGCTGTCTGCGTGAGCTGGTCGACGCGTGCCTGGTGGTCGCCGATCCGGGGACAAGTCCGGCCCGTTTCTCGATGCTCGACGTCATCGCGGCGTTCGCCCAGGAACGGCTCGCCGAGTCCGGCGAGGAGGATGCGGTACGCCGACGCCACCTGGCCGCCTATCGCGTCGTGGTCGAGCGCCATGCGGCGTTGCGAGACGGGGACAAGGACGCGTGGCGGGTCGCGCTGGCGCCGGAGTACGCGAACCTGGTCGCGGCCGTCGAATGGGGAATCGCCGGCGACGGTCTTGTCGACGCGCGCGAACTCGCGATCGGGCTGGCGTGGTTCTGGCATTTGGAATCACGGCGTCCCGAGGGGATCTCGCTGCTGGCCCAGATCGTCCGGGCCGGGGTGGACGAACGATCGGCCGCTCAGGCGCGTGCCGAAGTCGCCTTGGCCCTGGTCGCCGACACCGCGGCACCGGGTACGAATGTCCGGAGCGCCCTGGCTCGCGCGGTGGAGGTCGCCACCGAGCACGACGACGATTCCACCGCTCGCGTGGCCCGGATCCTGCTCGCCCTCAGCGTCCTGGCCGACGACCCGGAGCAAGCGCGGCAACTCGCTGTGGAGAACCGCGCCGCTGCCGCCGAGGTGGGTGACGTCTTCAACGAGTGCGCGTCACGGGTGTTGCTGGGCATCTTGCACTGCCTCGACGACGAGTACGCCGCGGGGCTCGAACACCTGACGCCGGCGGCTTCGACCTTGCGCGATCACGGGGACCGCGGGGTTGCCGCGACAGCCCTCGGGTACCAGGCCGTGGCTCACGCGCGGACCGGGTTCCTCGACCGAGGGATCGAGATCGCCCAGGAGGCGGTGGACTGCGCCCGGCCGTTGCACGACCTGCACCGGATCGGCCAGGTGTCCGTCGTTCACGCGGAACTCCTCGCGTTGCGCGGGCGGATCGCCGACGCGTACGGGGCCATCGAAGCGATCAGCTCGCTCATCGAGCGGATCGACGGTCCGACACTCGTTCCGGGATGGGAGCTGACCCGGGCCCGTATCGCCGCCTGGGAAGGGGACCACGCCACCGCGATCGACTGGTGCCGGCGCGGCATCCGTCTCGCCGAACGCGGTGCCCTCGACTCACGGGTCAGCCTCGCCGAGACCCAGCTCGAACTCGCCTCCGCACTCCGGCTCACCGGCGACGCCGAGCACGCCATGGCCGCGCTGTCCGAGGCGACGGCGGCCACCGATGGGACCAGCCGACCGCGCGTCCGGGCCGACGTGCTGGAGCAGGCCGCCTTCCTCACGTCCGACAACACCACCGCGTACTCCCGGCACCAAGAGGCGCTTCGTCTCCGGTCGGACGCCGGGTTGACGCTCGACGTGATCGACAGCCTGGAGAACATCGCGGCCCTGGCTCACTCACGGAGGACCGCCGAGTTCGCCGTCGTGCTCGCGACGGCCGCCCAGACCGCTCGCGCCGACCACGGTTACCTCGCTCGTCGGACTCCGCTCGATCCCCAACTGGAGAAGCTGATCGCGGACCCGGCCAATGACGAGGCGGTTCGTCAGGGAGCCAAGCTCGGCCTCGATGCCGTCGACCTCGCTCGCCGGATGCACGGTACGCGCGACCGCCCCGACACCGGGTGGGAAAGTCTCACCCCGACGGAGAACTCGGTTGTCGAGCTCGCCGCCGAGGGGCTGTCCAACCCGCAGATCGCCGATCGGCTGTTCATCTCGCGTGGCACCGTCAAGACGCATCTGGCGCACGCGTACCAGAAGCTCGGCATCGCCAACCGCACCGAACTGGCCGCCGCGTTCCACGCCCGGAACACGCCCGACGCCGTCGGCTGA
- a CDS encoding HIT family protein has product MADTCTFCAIAAGEAPARFVYQDAHACAVLDINPLRTGHTLVLPRRHLRDLTDDGAAEALATLGPALHETASLLTGNLGAEGISVLLASGAAAGQEVFHLHFHLVPRYSGDKQLTDHTPDAAARHTLDETHRVLVGSADL; this is encoded by the coding sequence ATGGCCGACACCTGTACCTTCTGCGCCATCGCCGCCGGAGAAGCCCCGGCAAGGTTCGTCTACCAGGACGCCCACGCCTGCGCCGTTCTCGACATCAACCCGCTCCGCACCGGCCACACCCTGGTCCTCCCACGCCGCCACCTCCGCGACCTGACCGACGACGGCGCCGCCGAGGCCTTGGCAACGCTAGGCCCGGCACTCCACGAGACAGCGAGCCTGCTCACCGGCAACCTCGGTGCGGAAGGCATCAGCGTTCTGCTGGCTAGCGGCGCTGCGGCCGGCCAGGAGGTGTTTCACCTGCACTTCCACCTGGTGCCGCGATACAGCGGCGACAAGCAGTTGACCGATCACACCCCCGACGCCGCCGCCCGCCATACCCTCGACGAGACCCACCGCGTACTCGTCGGATCTGCCGACCTGTGA
- a CDS encoding VanZ family protein, translating to MLETYRGIPHLLDTWLVLTGMALPVALSAVRRRGDGVVPRLASLLVPASFALVLAATLSPTNNRLNRLGECGTQLATTGGLTSIQGLLNILLFVPAAGMLTLACGRPADGIAAGIGLSASVEAVQALVPQLGRSCQLHDLVANSLGAFAGVGFAAGLQALTRTRTLTAPVDVVDHGALVISRGRPRARHRRTVVSPRPVFVQRAARPLVRLR from the coding sequence GTGCTCGAGACCTATCGCGGTATCCCGCACTTGTTGGACACGTGGCTCGTTCTCACCGGGATGGCGCTGCCGGTCGCGCTGTCCGCGGTTCGGCGCCGTGGGGACGGGGTGGTGCCGCGGCTCGCTTCGCTGCTGGTGCCGGCTTCGTTCGCGCTGGTCCTGGCCGCGACCCTGAGCCCCACGAACAACCGGCTCAACCGTCTGGGCGAGTGCGGTACGCAGCTCGCCACGACCGGCGGGCTGACCTCGATCCAGGGGTTGCTGAACATCCTGCTGTTCGTACCGGCGGCCGGCATGCTGACCCTGGCCTGTGGACGACCGGCCGACGGGATCGCGGCCGGGATCGGGTTGTCGGCCTCGGTCGAGGCGGTCCAGGCGTTGGTGCCGCAGCTCGGCCGGTCCTGTCAGCTGCACGATCTCGTCGCGAACAGCCTGGGCGCCTTCGCCGGAGTGGGCTTCGCGGCCGGGCTCCAGGCGCTCACGCGGACGCGGACCCTGACGGCACCCGTGGACGTTGTGGATCACGGCGCCTTGGTGATCAGCCGTGGTCGCCCGCGCGCACGACATCGGCGTACGGTGGTTTCGCCGCGGCCGGTGTTCGTCCAGCGGGCCGCGCGACCCCTGGTCCGCCTCAGGTGA
- a CDS encoding pentapeptide repeat-containing protein gives MADRLHGRPAPATESTIRDWDDADPSGQTYTRVLFVDSDLTEIQNTGGVFEECTFRGVRFNASTHTDAAFVNCTFVRCSFFDTTFTRCKLMGSFFDDCTYNLLKADGGDWSFAGLPGADLRGTEFTGVRLREADLTGVRASKAVLRDVDLSGAMLHRSDLSGTDLRGSDLSTLDPLTVELKDAIVDLTQAMVITQSLGLDVRP, from the coding sequence GTGGCCGACCGGCTGCACGGACGCCCTGCCCCCGCGACCGAGTCCACGATCCGCGACTGGGACGACGCCGACCCGTCCGGCCAGACGTACACGCGGGTGCTGTTCGTCGACTCCGACCTGACCGAGATCCAGAACACCGGCGGCGTCTTCGAGGAGTGCACGTTCCGCGGGGTCCGGTTCAACGCGTCCACCCACACCGACGCGGCGTTCGTGAACTGCACGTTCGTCCGCTGCTCGTTCTTCGACACCACGTTCACCCGGTGCAAGTTGATGGGCAGCTTCTTCGACGACTGCACGTACAACCTGTTGAAGGCCGATGGCGGCGACTGGTCGTTCGCCGGACTCCCGGGCGCGGATCTGCGCGGGACGGAGTTCACCGGGGTCCGGTTGCGCGAGGCCGACCTGACCGGGGTCCGGGCGAGCAAGGCGGTCCTGCGGGACGTTGACCTGTCCGGCGCGATGCTGCACCGGTCCGACCTGTCCGGGACCGATCTGCGCGGCTCGGACCTGTCCACGCTCGATCCGCTCACCGTCGAGCTCAAGGACGCGATCGTGGACCTCACCCAGGCGATGGTGATCACCCAGTCCCTCGGCCTCGACGTCCGGCCCTGA